In Cyprinus carpio isolate SPL01 chromosome B16, ASM1834038v1, whole genome shotgun sequence, the following are encoded in one genomic region:
- the LOC109055299 gene encoding tripartite motif-containing protein 16-like, which yields MAEARVFQDEFMCPKCPDLLKDPVTIPCGHSYCKSCITDCWDQEDQKRVYSCPQCRQTFSQPALARNTMLAEVVEKLKKRKRPADCDAGAGDVQCDVCTGKKYKAFKSCLVCLNSYCQNHLEQHESWFKGKRHSLTDATGRLQEMICQKHEKLLEVFCRTDQKCICMLCTIDGHKNHDTVSAAAQRTEKQMQLKETQKTFQQRIQQNEKDLQQLRETVESHKRSAQTTVEDSERIFTELIRSSIERSCSELIRLIRDQEKTAVSRAEGRLERLEQEVNDLRRRDAELEQLSHTQLTNIVPRTRNDFLQYSHQLTLDLNTAHKYLRLSESNRVIVAAAAAQSYPDHPDRFDVYHQVLCRESVCGRCYWEIEWSGTRVFISVSYKSISRMGRGTECRFGCNDQSWSLICFPSSYSFRHNNKETALPVESISRRIGVFVDHSAGILSFYSVSDTMSLIHTVQTTFTQPLYPGFNIDKGSSVNLC from the exons atggcagaagccagagtTTTTCAGGATGAGTTCATGTGTCCAAAGTGTccggatctcctgaaggatccggtgaccattccctgtggacacagttactgtaagagttgtattacagactgctgggatcaggaggatcagaagagagtctacagctgccctcagtgcagacagaccttcagtcaacctgctttagctagaaacaccatgctggctgaagtggtggagaaactgaagaagagaaAACGTCctgctgactgtgacgctggagctggagatgtgcagtgtgacgtttgtactggaaaaaaatacaaagcgttcaagtcctgtctggtgtgtctgaactcttactgtcagaatcacctcgAACAACACGAGAGCTGGTTTAAAGGAAAGAGACACAGTTTGACtgatgccactggacgactgcaggagatgatctgccagaaacatgagaagctccttgaggttttctgCCGCACTGACcagaaatgtatatgtatgcTGTGTACGATAGATGGACATAAAAACCACGACACTGTATCTgctgcagcacagaggacagagaaacag atgCAGCTGAAAGAGACGCAGAAGAcgttccagcagagaatccagcagaatgagaaagatcttcagcagctgagagagactgtggagtctcataag cgctctgcacagacaacagtggaggacagtgagaggatctttacggAGCTCATCCGCTCATCCATTGAGAGAAGCTGCTCTGAGCTGATtcgactgatcagagatcaggaaaagactgcagtgagtcgagctgaaggacgactggagcgactggagcaggaggtcaatgatctgaggaggagagacgctgagctggagcagctttcacacacacag ctcaccaacattgttcccagaaccaggaacgacttcctacaat attcccatcagctcactctggatctgaacacagcaCATAAATACCTCCGTCTGTCTGAGAGCAACAGAGTGATTGTTGCCGCTGCCGCAGCCCAGTcttatcctgatcatccagacagatttgatgtgtatcatcaggtgttgtgtagagagagtgtgtgtggacgctgttactgggagattgagtggagtgggactcgtgtgtttatatcagtgtcatataagagcatcagcaggatgGGACGGGGTACTGAGTGTAGGTTTGgatgtaatgatcagtcctggagtttgatctGCTTTCCCTCCAGTTACTCATTCAGGCACAATAACAAAGAGACTGCTCTCCCTGTAGAGTCCATCAGcaggagaataggagtgtttgtggatcacagtgcaggaattctgtccttctacagcgtctctgacacaatgagcctcatccacacagtccagaccacattcactcagccactCTATCCAGGGTTTAATATTGATAAAGGATCATCAGTGAatctgtgttga